In Vigna unguiculata cultivar IT97K-499-35 chromosome 3, ASM411807v1, whole genome shotgun sequence, a single genomic region encodes these proteins:
- the LOC114177339 gene encoding uncharacterized protein LOC114177339 isoform X3, translating into MYGHPFPFRGGHGQPSPPPPPPHSANAPNPNTLFLQPSLPQYPLNVPNPTTAFFHQPPRSFSFPNTTRSFPQNPPPNPKLAIDHAERAAAAAFSAVLAAGGSVSSWEVSQTALSMLQVDSWNSLGIKMQQVPSLHRLMITEGKVNAFVHCFVGVRRITSLYDLEVAICKNEAVDNFEALGLGPLLQHPLVMHYFSLRSDVTQVFKITSEEIIQLLSEFLDASRSDKIIKVEQFLDFIAKQRLVKCKEWLGIRIQNLGMHISAIREARNSEQSTLEKCLKTLNLKIDKFGKRSLSSSQKKQLDERFNAITQRIECFSPVKKSFCGKHIRFMSSSSEDEDSDSSAPEQSNNIMGNQSNPSSQFTRSSERVSSCPYPSATEEMERLGVRNDMMGNSLVNSSLKNEFCQQPRKKRKFENVTSTRSAAYKLQKRKRLGRVVTPIHNGNKTDKTKVPINMEGNLSITNDSLHLFVTTWKEACLEHTVDEVFERMLQFYKVKHCGWRKIKKLFSSYPFVGLLNVAVSYIKSGMRNNMYDTFQDIIGNELSNSPTKRSSEYETIDVGPCQEKVPVITMDNIENAKCISSGDVVRKIGTYFDHDNEINRVSSDSLMQHRIMLLRKFCNCENWVAKEFGIQNFDSLGYGDFISFLVKHINQLPHELLELFDGDRCENFPFGACMSTNQLTTLVSQALSTLWENEIVTKQMVSILLTRQFPTIMFDVPPNGSLVNLLDAVQGHKSCVTSKCVVFSATITGKNYGESSSDRDNNWSEMTTDWSEMSHAKNNENVMAKNAIELFLKSPMLSDLSKWSHWDLRFAPFLGPLISWLLNDVNTQELLCLVTRDGKVIRLDHSASLDSFLEAALQGSSFQTAVHLLSLIALVGGEKYVPLSLLKCHACHAFEVMFRNSVEDVEVSDDGNGLYQSVEVLSKTKNLTEISNAKMGSEFSKHIDKVSKVASILSRFVLDCLGYLPEEFHSFASDLLLSGMQSVFKDSASAILCECTNIEQRFMLHEIGLSLGISEWINDYHSFISNNTSDIHCTQVSCVKDAKTDIKARGHDQYTLDKSPIPEANIEVTGTVDQEKPNQESNTCCLGNSFQNGADVDAPLLIESIRRDEFGLDSSLSDIDTSMLKKQHARLGRALHCLSQELYSQDSHFILELVQNADDNNYPENVEPTLTFILQDSGIVVLNNELGFSAQNMRALCDVGNSTKKGSNAGYIGKKGIGFKSVFRVTDAPEIHSNGFHVKFDISEGEIGFVLPTVIPPCDIGIFRRMASNDSKLYDDGSWKTCIMLPFRSHLLEGMALNSILTMFSDLHPSLLLFLHRLKCIRLRNMLNDTLIVMKKEILGDGIIKVSHGNEKMVWFVVSQKLQTNSIRFDVKTTEISMAFTLQESDNSYIPCSDQQPVFAFLPLRTYGLKFILQGDFVLPSSREEVDGDSPWNQWLLSEYPSLFVRAQREFCELPCFRTEPGKGISAFMSFVPLVGEVHGFFSSLPRLIISKLRMMNCLLVDGENSEWAPPCKVLRGWTEQVRDFISDNMLLEHLGLRYLNKNIVLSDALARALGIEDFGPNILVRLLSSLCHRKTNLISMGMSWLATYLNTLYLTMFNSSAAMSINFKMEDVCKNLQKIPFIPLSDGTYSSVDEGTIWLQSNILNPGFDDEHKIEAFPNVCAKLRTVSPSLFSTSSGTLSMNMIFLDNITQLLQGIGVQQLSAHELVKLHILPALSDETMANKNRMLMVEYVCFVMLHLNSTCSDCFTESNHIISEFRCKSLLLTNCGFKCPAETPIHFCTGFGNPVTPKLLADCVNMTWHEVDLIYLTHPVNESVSSAVMKWRNFFEKIGITDFAQIVQVDKSVVDIGDATFKQVMWDRGLISTESLVKDWESPEIVQLLSLLSKGGNLENCKYLLEVLDMLWDACYSNKTTGYFYPKSVGDGRPFKSTFICSLCDIQWVVSTMDTELHYPRDLFYDCETVRMILGDFAPYAVPKVKSERLVKDFGFKTRVTLGDILDVLKALRKSSKTPSKASITQMTKLYTFIWNEMASSKKKTMDDLMSGPFIFIPYSSVYDHNDAVCGTFVYPNEVYWHDSTGSVQQMKEFHPQCNSSYSPINKSLCNIYPSLHGFFVDECQVQEAPPLCSYIQILQQLSTVTLPSQAADKILQVFLKWADGLKSGLLSVEGVSYLKECLSKLEFPVLPTVQDRWVSLHPSFGLICWCDDKKLKKEFKHSENLDFLYFGELTDDCKEMVQEKISIVMKSFGIPAISEEGIKVFVLHSSGI; encoded by the exons ATGTACGGTCATCCTTTCCCTTTCCGAGGTGGCCATGGACAACCGTCACCACCGCCGCCACCGCCGCACTCCGCCAATGCTCCAAACCCTAACACGTTATTCCTGCAACCATCGCTGCCGCAGTATCCTCTAAATGTCCCCAATCCCACCACCGCCTTCTTTCATCAGCCACCGCGATCTTTCTCATTCCCCAACACCACTCGGTCTTTCCCTCAGAACCCGCccccaaaccctaaactcgCAATTGACCATGCTGAGCGCGCTGCAGCCGCCGCCTTCAGCGCCGTCCTCGCCGCTGGTGGCTCGGTCTCGTCATGGGAGGTCTCCCAGACCGCTCTGTCGATGCTCCAAGTCGATTCTTGGAACTCCTTGGGCATCAAAATGCAGCAAGTACCCTCCCTTCACCGCCTTATGATAACTGAAGGCaag GTGAATGCTTTTGTCCATTGCTTTGTTGGGGTCCGGAGGATCACTTCCTTGTATGATTTGGAAGTGGCAATATGCAAGAATGAGGCTGTTGATAACTTTGAAGCGCTAGGATTGGGACCTTTGTTGCAGCATCCTTTGGTTATGCATTATTTCTCCCTTCGCTCTGATGTCACCCAGGTGTTTAAGATAACGAGTGAGGAGATAATTCAACTTTTGAGTGAGTTTTTGGATGCTTCTAGAAGTGACAAAATTATTAAGGTTGAACAGTTTTTGGATTTTATTGCCAAGCAGCGATTGGTTAAATGCAAGGAATGGCTTGGGATTCGGATTCAGAACTTGGG AATGCATATATCTGCTATACGAGAAGCTAGAAATTCAGAGCAATCAACATTAGAGAAATGCTTGAAGACCTTAAATTTGAAGATTGATAAGTTTGGAAAGCgttctctctcttcctctcaGAAAAAACAGTTAGATGAACGTTTTAATGCCATTACTCAGCGCATTGAATGTTTTTCTCCTGTAAAAAAGTCTTTTTGTGGAAAGCATATAAGATTTATGTCATCAAGCTCCGAAGATGAAGATAGTGATTCTTCTGCACCTGAACAAAGTAACAACATTATGGGTAACCAGTCAAACCCATCATCACAATTCACTAGAAGTTCAGAACGAGTAAGTAGTTGTCCTTACCCATCTGCAACTGAAGAGATGGAACGACTTGGGGTGAGGAATGATATGATGGGGAACTCCCTTGTTAATAGCAGccttaaaaatgaattttgtcAACAAccaagaaagaaaaggaaatttgAAAACGTAACTTCTACAAGATCTGCTGCTTATAAGttgcaaaagagaaaaagaCTCGGACGTGTTGTAACCCCAATCCATAATGGTAACAAAACAGACAAAACCAAGGTACCAATCAATATGGAAGGAAATCTTTCAATCACTAATGATTCTTTGCACTTGTTTGTCACAACCTGGAAGGAGGCATGTTTGGAGCACACGGTTGATGAG GTTTTCGAGAGGATGCTTCAATTCTATAAAGTAAAACACTGTGGCTggaggaaaataaaaaaactgttCTCATCATATCCTTTCGTTGGGTTACTGAATGTTGCT GTTTCATATATCAAATCTGGAATGAGGAACAACATGTATGATACATTCCAAGATATCATTGGTAATGAATTAAGTAACTCCCCAACCAAGCGGTCTTCTGAATATGAGACTATCGATGTTGGACCATGCCAGGAGAAAGTGCCAGTCATAACAATGGATAACATAGAGAATGCAAAGT GTATTTCTTCTGGTGATGTCGTCAGAAAAATTGGAACTTATTTTGACCATGACAATGAGATAAATAGAGTTAGTAGCGACTCACTTATGCAACATAGAATTATGTTGTTGAGGAAGTTTTGCAACTGTGAAAATTGGGTGGCCAAGGAATTTGGTATTCAAAACTTTGATTCTCTTGGTTATGGAGATTTCATATCATTCCTGGTGAAGCACATTAACCAGTTGCCTCATGAGCTACTGGAGTTGTTTGATGGAGATAGATGTGAAAATTTCCCTTTTGGGGCCTGCATGTCTACAAATCAATTGACTACTCTAGTATCTCAGGCTCTTAGTACTTTGTGGGAGAATGAAATAGTAACCAAACAAATGGTATCCATACTGCTTACGAGGCAGTTCCCTACAATTATGTTTGATGTTCCTCCAAATGGTTCTCTAGTGAATCTGCTGGATGCTGTTCAGGGGCATAAATCTTGTGTGACTTCAAAATGTGTTGTATTTTCGGCAACTATTACAGGAAAAAACTATGGAGAGTCATCAAGTGATAGAGATAATAATTGGTCAGAAATGACTACTGATTGGTCTGAGATGAGCCACgcaaaaaacaatgaaaatgttATGGCAAAAAATGCTATTGAACTCTTTCTCAAGTCTCCAATGTTGTCTGATTTGAGCAAGTGGTCTCATTGGGATCTTAGGTTTGCTCCCTTTCTAGGCCCACTAATATCATGGTTGTTGAATGATGTAAATACCCAGGAATTGTTGTGTTTAGTTACCAGAGATGGAAAGGTGATACGGTTAGATCATTCTGCTTCCTTGGACTCTTTCCTGGAGGCCGCACTTCAAGGATCCTCTTTCCAAACTGCAGTGCATTTGCTGTCTCTGATCGCACTTGTAGGGGGGGAAAAATATGTGCCATTGTCACTTTTAAAATGCCATGCTTGTCATGCATTTGAAGTTATGTTCAGAAACTCTGTTGAAGATGTTGAAGTTAGTGATGATGGGAATGGTCTCTATCAGTCTGTGGAAGTATTAAGTAAAACAAAGAATTTAACTGAAATTTCAAATGCTAAAATGGGAAGTGAGTTTAGCAAACACATAGATAAAGTGAGTAAAGTTGCATCCATTCTGTCAAGGTTTGTGCTTGATTGTCTTGGTTACTTACCAGAAGAATTTCACAGTTTTGCTTCTGACTTGTTGCTTTCTGGGATGCAATCTGTTTTCAAGGATTCTGCTTCAGCTATTTTATGTGAATGCACCAATATCGAGCAACGTTTCATGCTTCATGAAATAGGATTATCTTTGGGTATTTCTGAATGGATCAATGATTACCATTCATTTATTTCAAACAACACCTCTGACATTCATTGTACTCAAGTTTCATGCGTAAAAGATGCCAAAACTGATATAAAAGCAAGGGGTCATGACCAATATACCTTGGATAAGTCTCCTATTCCTGAAGCAAATATTGAAGTCACTGGAACAGTTGATCAAGAAAAACCTAACCAGGAATCTAACACTTGCTGCCTTGgaaattcatttcaaaatggTGCAGATGTGGATGCTCCACTGCTTATTGAATCCATCAGGCGGGATGAATTTGGCCTAGATTCAAGTCTTTCTGATATTGATACTTCAATGTTGAAGAAGCAACACGCTCGGTTAGGGAGAGCACTGCATTGCCTTTCACAAGAACTATATTCTCAAGATTCACATTTTATTCTTGAGTTG GTTCAAAATGCAGATGACAATAATTATCCAGAAAATGTGGAACCAACTCTTACATTTATTCTTCAAGATTCTGGTATAGTTGTATTGAATAATGAGCTAGGTTTCTCTGCTCAAAATATGAGAGCACTTTGTGATGTTGGAAATTCAACAAAGAAAGGATCTAATGCTGGATACATAGGGAAAAAAGGCATTGGTTTCAAGTCTGTTTTCCGG GTCACAGATGCTCCAGAAATTCATTCCAATGGTTTTCATGTTAAATTTGACATTAGTGAAGGCGAGATTGGTTTTGTTTTGCCCACAGTAATACCTCCTTGTGATATTGGGATATTCAGGAGGATGGCATCTAATGATAGCAAATTGTATGATGATGGTTCCTGGAAAACATGCATTATGCTTCCATTCAGATCCCATCTATTAGAAGGAATGGCCTTGAATAGTATTTTGACTATGTTTTCAGATCTTCATCCTTCATTGTTACTTTTTCTTCATCGCCTCAAGTGTATCAGGTTGAGAAACATGCTTAATGATACGCTCAttgttatgaaaaaagaaattttaggAGATGGTATCATTAAGGTTTCTCATGGAAATGAGAAAATGGTGTGGTTTGTAGTATCCCAGAAGTTGCAAACAAATTCCATTCGCTTTGATGTGAAGACAACTGAAATCTCTATGGCATTTACTTTGCAGGAATCAGATAATAGTTACATTCCATGTTCAGATCAACAGCCTGTTTTTGCATTTCTTCCTTTAAGAACATATGGCCTGAAGTTTATTCTTCAAGGTGATTTTGTTCTTCCTTCATCTAGAGAGGAAGTTGATGGAGATAGTCCTTGGAATCAGTGGTTGCTGTCAGAGTATCCCAGTTTGTTTGTCAGAGCACAAAGAGAATTTTGTGAACTTCCCTGTTTTAGGACTGAGCCTGGAAAGGGAATTTCCGCCTTCATGAGTTTTGTTCCATTAGTGGGTGAAGTTCATGGTTTTTTCTCCAGTCTTCCTCGTTTGATTATTTCTAAATTGCGAATGATGAATTGCTTACTTGTGGATGGTGAAAATAGTGAGTGGGCTCCTCCATGTAAGGTATTGAGAGGCTGGACAGAGCAGGTGCGTGATTTTATTTCTGATAACATGCTTCTTGAACACCTTGGGCTTAGATAcctgaataaaaatatagtattGTCTGATGCATTAGCGAGGGCACTCGGCATTGAGGACTTTGGGCCTAACATCCTGGTTCGATTACTGTCATCTTTATGTCACAGAAAGACCAACCTTATATCTATGGGCATGAGTTGGCTAGCTACTTATCTAAACACTCTTTATTTAACAATGTTCAATTCATCTGCCGCTATgtcaatcaattttaaaatggaAGATGTTTGTAAAAATCTTCAAAAGATACCATTTATTCCACTTTCGGATGGTACATACAGCTCAGTGGATGAAGGCACTATATGGTTGCAATCCAATATCTTAAACCCAGGGTTTGACGATGAGCATAAAATTGAAGCTTTCCCTAATGTATGTGCTAAACTAAGGACTGTAAGTCCTTCCCTTTTCTCTACGTCTTCTGGTACTCTGAGCATGAATATGATTTTTTTGGACAATATTACCCAGTTACTTCAGGGTATTGGTGTTCAACAGCTGTCTGCACATGAATTAGTGAAGCTGCATATTTTACCTGCGTTGTCTGATGAAACAATGGCAAACAAAAATAGAATGTTAATGGTGGAATATGTATGTTTTGTAATGCTACACCTGAACTCCACCTGTTCTGATTGTTTTACTGAAAGCAATCATATAATATCCGAGTTTAGATGTAAATCTTTGTTATTGACAAATTGTGGTTTCAAGTGTCCTGCTGAGACACCAATTCATTTCTGTACTGGATTTGGGAATCCTGTTACTCCAAAATTGCTGGCTGATTGTGTAAATATGACGTGGCATGAGGTAGACCTAATCTATTTAACCCATCCAGTAAATGAATCAGTTTCATCTGCAGTGATGAAGTGGAGGaatttttttgagaaaattggcATCACTGATTTTGCTCAAATAGTTCAGGTGGACAAGAGTGTTGTTGATATTGGTGATGCCACATTTAAGCAGGTGATGTGGGATAGGGGTCTAATATCGACTGAATCATTAGTCAAAGACTGGGAATCCCCTGAAATAGTGCAATTATTGTCCTTGTTGTCTAAAGGTGGCAATcttgaaaattgtaaatatcTCTTGGAGGTTCTTGATATGTTATGGGATGCTTGCTACAGTAATAAAACAACGGGTTATTTTTATCCTAAATCTGTTGGGGATGGCCGTCCCTTTAAGTCTACATTTATATGCAGCTTGTGTGATATCCAGTGGGTGGTTTCAACCATGGATACAGAGCTACACTATCCTAGGGATTTGTTTTATGATTGTGAAACAGTCCGGATGATCCTAGGAGATTTTGCTCCGTATGCTGTTCCAAAG GTGAAAAGTGAAAGATTGGTAAAAGATTTTGGGTTTAAGACTAGGGTTACTCTTGGTGATATTTTGGACGTTCTTAAGGCCTTGAGAAAATCATCGAAGACTCCATCCAAGGCAAG CATAACACAAATGACCAAATTATATACGTTCATTTGGAATGAAATGGCATCTTCAAAGAAGAAAACTATGGATGACTTGATGTCTGGACCTTTCATATTTATACCATACTCATCTGTCTATGATCATAATGATGCTGTATGTGGGACGTTTGTGTATCCCAATGAAGTTTATTGGCATGATTCAACTGGTTCTGTTCAGCAAATGAAGGAGTTCCATCCTCAGTGCAACTCATCTTATTCCCCTATAAACAAGTCGTTATGCAATATTTACCCTTCTCTTCATGGTTTCTTTGTTGATGAGTGTCAAGTACAAGAGGCACCTCCTCTATGCAGCTATATTCAAATTTTGCAGCAGTTATCAACTGTCACTTTGCCTTCGCAAGCAGCAGATAAA ATTTTGCAAGTTTTTCTCAAGTGGGCAGATGGACTGAAGTCCGGTTTGCTTAGTGTTGAGGGTGTCAGTTATCTGAAAGAATGTCTTTCCAAATTAGAGTTTCCTGTGCTTCCCACTGTGCAAGATAGGTGGGTTTCGTTGCATCCTTCCTTCGGTCTCATCTGCTGGTGTGATGATAAGAAGTTGAAAAAGGAATTCAAACATTCTGAAAACCTGGACTTTCTCTATTTTGGAGAACTGACTGATGATTGTAAGGAAATGGTGCAAGAAAAAATTTCCATCGTCATGAAAAGCTTCGGTATTCCAGCTATCTCAGAG GAAGGAATCAAGGTGTTTGTCCTTCATTCATCTGGCATTTAA